A region from the Streptosporangium sp. NBC_01756 genome encodes:
- a CDS encoding nuclear transport factor 2 family protein, protein MSDKTSKIDAINKFFAAYATYDLDGMRAVLADGIEWTIPGRHPLSGIKHGVEEVAAFFTQLGKAGFQAEPLFLEANEEYVVDIHRGWTTEGTGKVDTTWALVWHFNAEGKVDRVINLSGDQHQMDAYVWNNYTLAPLPDRLA, encoded by the coding sequence ATGAGCGACAAGACCTCAAAGATCGACGCCATCAACAAGTTCTTCGCGGCCTACGCCACCTACGACCTCGACGGCATGCGCGCGGTACTCGCCGACGGCATCGAGTGGACCATCCCGGGCCGCCACCCGCTGTCAGGAATCAAGCACGGCGTTGAGGAGGTCGCGGCCTTCTTCACCCAGCTCGGCAAGGCCGGTTTCCAGGCCGAGCCACTGTTCCTGGAGGCCAACGAGGAGTACGTGGTCGACATCCACCGCGGCTGGACCACCGAGGGCACCGGCAAGGTCGACACCACCTGGGCCCTGGTGTGGCACTTCAACGCCGAGGGCAAGGTCGACCGGGTCATCAACCTCTCCGGCGACCAGCACCAGATGGACGCGTACGTCTGGAACAACTACACGCTGGCCCCGCTCCCCGACCGGCTGGCCTGA
- a CDS encoding FAD-dependent monooxygenase has translation MAETDVAVIGAGQAGLSGAPFLSRAGLDLMVLDRSPRRSRPPGRLRPLGRHHRGRPCGPYRRPAHTPARR, from the coding sequence ATGGCGGAGACCGACGTCGCGGTCATCGGCGCGGGGCAGGCCGGACTGTCCGGCGCCCCCTTCCTGAGCAGGGCCGGGCTCGATCTCATGGTTCTCGACCGCTCTCCGCGCCGCTCGCGTCCGCCTGGTCGGTTACGGCCCCTCGGTCGGCACCATCGGGGCCGGCCATGCGGACCGTACCGCCGTCCGGCACATACGCCGGCTCGTCGGTGA
- a CDS encoding benzoate/H(+) symporter BenE family transporter — protein MTRLLQPMLAGVVTALVGFASSFAVVLAGLRAVGADQRQAASGLLALCLANGVVAIWLGLRRRMPITVAWSTPGAALLVATGAPEGGFPVAVGAFAVSGLLITAAGLFPPLGRWITAIPTPIAAAMLAGVLLNLCVAPIRALGEVPLMAGPVVLVWALLSRFASKWAIPGALLVAVVAIALTGPSLGAVDVRPVAELTVPAWSATAMISIALPLFLVTMASQNVPGMAVLAGYGYRPPLRGILVGTGLASTLGAPLGGHAVNLAAITAALAAGPDADPDPGRRWIASVTAGGSMIIIGIGSGLATALVLLSPPVLIEAVAGLALIGALTSAISAAVARPEGREAAVVTFVVTVSGLTLLGVGAAFWGLVAGGLMLLLQRGRAPRVSPEPEQDGDRPSAGVSGELSRP, from the coding sequence ATGACGCGACTGCTTCAGCCCATGCTGGCGGGGGTGGTGACCGCACTGGTCGGCTTCGCCAGTTCCTTCGCCGTCGTGCTGGCCGGGCTCCGGGCGGTGGGCGCCGACCAGCGGCAGGCGGCGTCCGGCCTGCTCGCGCTCTGCCTGGCCAACGGTGTGGTGGCGATCTGGCTGGGCCTGCGCCGGCGCATGCCGATCACCGTCGCCTGGTCGACGCCGGGGGCGGCGCTGCTGGTCGCGACCGGCGCCCCGGAGGGCGGGTTCCCCGTCGCGGTCGGCGCGTTCGCGGTCTCCGGCCTGCTCATCACCGCCGCGGGACTCTTCCCCCCGCTGGGGCGATGGATCACGGCCATTCCCACCCCGATCGCCGCCGCCATGCTCGCCGGGGTCCTGCTCAACCTGTGCGTCGCGCCGATCCGAGCCCTCGGCGAGGTGCCGCTGATGGCCGGGCCTGTCGTGCTCGTCTGGGCGCTGTTGAGTCGTTTTGCCAGCAAGTGGGCGATTCCGGGGGCGCTGCTGGTCGCCGTCGTGGCCATCGCGCTGACCGGGCCCAGCCTCGGGGCGGTGGACGTGCGCCCGGTGGCCGAGCTGACCGTCCCGGCCTGGAGCGCCACGGCCATGATCAGCATCGCGCTCCCGCTGTTCCTGGTCACCATGGCCTCGCAGAACGTGCCGGGCATGGCGGTCCTCGCCGGATACGGCTACCGCCCCCCGCTGCGCGGCATTCTCGTCGGCACCGGCCTGGCCAGCACTCTCGGTGCGCCGCTGGGCGGGCACGCGGTGAACCTGGCGGCCATCACCGCGGCACTGGCCGCCGGTCCGGACGCCGACCCCGACCCGGGCCGCCGCTGGATCGCCTCGGTCACCGCCGGAGGTTCGATGATCATCATTGGGATCGGTTCCGGGCTGGCCACCGCGCTGGTCCTGCTCTCCCCACCGGTCCTGATCGAGGCCGTCGCGGGCCTCGCTCTGATCGGCGCGCTCACCTCGGCGATCAGCGCCGCGGTGGCCCGGCCAGAGGGCAGGGAGGCGGCGGTGGTCACGTTCGTGGTCACCGTGTCGGGGCTGACCCTGCTCGGGGTGGGTGCGGCGTTCTGGGGACTGGTGGCGGGAGGGCTCATGCTGCTCCTGCAACGCGGAAGGGCTCCACGGGTCTCCCCCGAGCCGGAGCAGGACGGGGACCGGCCGTCGGCGGGAGTCTCCGGGGAGCTCAGCCGGCCGTGA
- a CDS encoding IS701 family transposase produces the protein MTPLELEAVRARLETFAAEMFSGFARADQRRWGERYVRGLLTDGARKSMEPMAARLGVDRQGLQQFLTDAPWSHQLVLAELAWRMDAAIGPAAWVVDDVSFVKDGQESPGVAAQYCGALGKTANCQVAPSVHLVTDAASCPVNWRLFVPEQWDAAAPRTEDRAAVAARRRRCRIPADVGHVPKWQLALDMIDELGSWGLQAPLVVADEGYGQDGAFRLGLTERGIGYVVGVRSDTALLEAGACRSVAPYAGTGRRPVPRYRQRPISARQLVAEGGRRALHTVRWRMGSKGPLRSRFAALRVRPAGVRIRRAYAGGELPVCWLLAEWPPGESEPTKYWLSTLPGDIPLRRLVRMAKIRWRIEHDYRELKTGLGLDHFEGRTWSGWHHHVTLVSVAHAFCTLQRLDPKVLAVA, from the coding sequence ATGACCCCTCTGGAACTCGAGGCCGTGCGGGCGCGGCTGGAGACGTTTGCCGCTGAGATGTTCTCCGGTTTCGCCCGTGCTGATCAGCGGCGGTGGGGCGAGCGGTATGTGCGCGGCCTGCTGACCGACGGGGCGCGTAAATCGATGGAGCCGATGGCGGCCCGGCTGGGCGTGGACCGCCAAGGGCTGCAGCAGTTCCTCACCGATGCTCCCTGGTCGCATCAGCTGGTTTTGGCCGAGCTGGCCTGGCGGATGGACGCGGCGATCGGCCCGGCCGCCTGGGTGGTCGATGATGTGTCCTTTGTCAAGGACGGCCAGGAGTCGCCAGGGGTGGCCGCGCAGTATTGCGGGGCGCTGGGTAAGACCGCGAACTGCCAGGTCGCGCCGAGCGTGCATCTGGTCACCGATGCCGCGTCCTGCCCGGTGAACTGGCGGTTGTTCGTGCCTGAGCAGTGGGATGCGGCCGCGCCGCGCACGGAGGATCGGGCCGCGGTGGCGGCACGCCGGCGGCGCTGTCGAATCCCCGCCGACGTCGGTCATGTGCCCAAGTGGCAGCTGGCGCTGGACATGATCGACGAGCTGGGCAGTTGGGGGCTGCAGGCACCGCTGGTGGTCGCCGATGAGGGCTATGGCCAAGACGGGGCTTTTCGCCTGGGCCTGACCGAGCGCGGCATCGGCTATGTGGTGGGGGTGCGTTCCGATACCGCGCTGCTGGAGGCCGGGGCCTGCCGCAGCGTCGCGCCGTATGCGGGGACCGGGCGGCGGCCGGTGCCCCGCTACCGGCAGCGGCCGATCAGCGCCCGGCAGCTGGTGGCAGAGGGCGGGCGGCGCGCGCTGCACACGGTGCGCTGGCGGATGGGGTCCAAGGGGCCGTTGCGTTCGCGGTTCGCCGCGCTGCGGGTACGGCCGGCGGGGGTACGGATCCGCCGCGCGTATGCGGGCGGGGAATTGCCGGTGTGCTGGCTGCTGGCCGAATGGCCGCCAGGCGAGAGCGAGCCGACCAAGTACTGGCTGTCCACCCTGCCCGGCGATATCCCGCTGCGGCGCCTGGTGAGAATGGCGAAGATCCGCTGGCGCATCGAGCACGACTACCGTGAGCTGAAGACCGGGCTGGGCCTGGATCACTTCGAGGGCCGTACCTGGAGTGGCTGGCACCACCACGTCACGTTGGTCTCGGTCGCACACGCCTTTTGCACCCTGCAACGGCTCGACCCAAAAGTCCTAGCTGTGGCTTGA
- a CDS encoding DUF6069 family protein — protein MNTSAKRILLTVVGAPAAALAVWALAVPVAGTTLTVRMGAGTQPVEPGSVLVVSLLVGLTGWALLAVLERFASRPGRIWTIVALAVLVLSLFGPLGSAVGIATMLVLVLMHLVVGTVLVLGLARR, from the coding sequence ATGAACACCTCAGCCAAGCGAATCCTCCTCACCGTCGTCGGTGCCCCTGCGGCCGCCCTGGCCGTCTGGGCCCTGGCCGTGCCGGTCGCCGGAACCACTCTGACCGTCCGCATGGGCGCTGGCACGCAACCTGTGGAACCGGGATCGGTCCTGGTGGTGAGCCTGCTGGTCGGGCTGACGGGCTGGGCACTGCTGGCCGTCCTGGAGCGGTTCGCGTCCCGGCCCGGCCGGATCTGGACGATCGTCGCCCTGGCCGTACTCGTCCTGTCCCTGTTCGGGCCGCTCGGCAGCGCCGTCGGTATCGCCACGATGCTGGTGCTGGTCCTGATGCACCTGGTCGTCGGCACCGTGCTCGTCCTGGGGCTGGCACGGCGATGA
- a CDS encoding magnesium transporter CorA family protein yields MERTRLYRNGVMEAEGFPIDDVSEYVGDPSAVVWFDLCSPSPADLAKISEELGLHPLAVEDALQSQQRPKLDTYDSHLFLSVYGAKLVDRRLELIEISAFVTKNALVTVRESPRFDIDEVLRRWDANAEMAKYGVPYLLHGLLDYVVDGHFEVLQAMDDRVEALEDDLFEENTGDRAYIQRQTFEMRKKLVRFRRLAVPVREVVGSLLRRSVEILDPALDPYYQDVYDHTLRVAEWTDSLREMVGNVREAHINQQGFRLNDIMKKITSWAAIIAVPTMITGFYGQNVPYPGFSQPIGFWTSTLVILVASSILYLIFKRRGWL; encoded by the coding sequence ATGGAACGCACTCGCCTGTATCGCAACGGAGTCATGGAGGCCGAGGGCTTTCCCATCGACGACGTCTCCGAATACGTCGGAGACCCGTCCGCCGTGGTCTGGTTCGACCTGTGCTCGCCCTCGCCGGCGGACCTGGCGAAGATCAGCGAGGAGCTCGGCCTGCACCCGCTGGCCGTCGAGGACGCGCTCCAGAGCCAGCAGCGTCCCAAGCTCGACACCTACGACAGCCACCTGTTCCTCAGCGTCTACGGCGCCAAGCTGGTGGACAGACGTCTGGAGCTCATCGAGATATCTGCTTTCGTCACCAAGAACGCCCTGGTCACCGTCAGAGAGAGCCCCCGGTTCGACATCGACGAGGTGCTCAGGCGCTGGGACGCGAACGCCGAGATGGCCAAGTACGGCGTGCCGTACCTGCTGCACGGTCTGCTCGACTACGTGGTGGACGGGCACTTCGAGGTGCTGCAGGCGATGGACGACCGGGTCGAGGCGCTGGAGGACGACCTCTTCGAGGAGAACACCGGCGACCGGGCCTACATCCAGCGCCAGACCTTTGAGATGCGCAAGAAGCTGGTGCGGTTCCGGCGGCTGGCGGTGCCGGTGCGCGAGGTCGTGGGCAGCCTGCTCCGCAGGAGCGTGGAGATACTGGATCCGGCGCTGGACCCCTATTACCAGGACGTCTACGACCACACGCTGCGGGTCGCCGAATGGACCGACTCCCTGCGCGAGATGGTGGGCAACGTCCGCGAGGCCCACATCAACCAGCAGGGCTTCCGGCTCAACGACATCATGAAGAAGATCACGAGCTGGGCCGCCATCATCGCGGTGCCTACGATGATCACCGGGTTCTACGGGCAGAACGTGCCGTATCCCGGCTTCAGCCAGCCGATCGGCTTCTGGACCTCCACTCTCGTCATCCTCGTGGCCTCGTCCATCCTCTATCTGATCTTCAAGAGGAGGGGCTGGCTCTAG
- a CDS encoding helix-turn-helix domain-containing protein, whose protein sequence is MLHDSFMEPGAQSPRPAQETGTPEVGRRIRRLREERNISLSELARRANIGKATLSGLENGTRNPTLETLWAVTAQLGVPLTLVLGTDPVILGAAVEGVLLQVFEDEAVTYELYRLVIPAGSAQVSPAHHEGVTEHLTVFAGTLVAGPRDAPLRAGPGEHLTWHSDVPHTYSAIGDQDVHASLLIRYPRRRTTPPAD, encoded by the coding sequence ATGCTGCACGATAGCTTCATGGAGCCCGGCGCACAAAGCCCTCGTCCCGCCCAGGAGACCGGCACACCGGAGGTGGGCCGGCGAATCCGCAGGTTGAGAGAGGAGCGGAACATCTCGCTCTCCGAACTCGCGCGGCGCGCGAACATCGGCAAGGCGACGCTCTCCGGGCTGGAGAACGGCACCCGCAATCCCACCCTGGAAACGCTCTGGGCGGTCACCGCCCAGCTCGGCGTGCCCCTGACGCTGGTCCTGGGCACCGATCCCGTCATCCTGGGCGCCGCCGTCGAGGGCGTGCTGCTCCAGGTCTTCGAGGACGAGGCCGTCACCTACGAGCTCTACCGGCTGGTGATCCCCGCGGGGTCCGCACAGGTCTCCCCCGCCCATCACGAGGGCGTCACCGAGCACCTCACGGTCTTCGCCGGGACGCTGGTCGCCGGTCCGCGCGACGCGCCCCTCCGGGCCGGGCCGGGCGAGCACCTCACCTGGCACTCGGACGTCCCGCACACCTACTCCGCGATCGGCGACCAGGACGTCCATGCCAGCCTGCTCATCCGCTACCCGCGCCGCCGCACGACCCCGCCGGCCGACTAG
- a CDS encoding LysR family transcriptional regulator, translating into MTRAAERLFISQPALTKQIKQLETQLGVELFTRSRMGMPLTETGRVLAERVPVVLEDWDIALRETRGASSRASRVLRVGFVASAANESTQEIIGSFARRRPGWRVEVLITEPRWVGIPTTHPLAELAEIPFRQLWDEPFVATPTESGWWRDYRLATDERDGCPVKIGAIANNPDEWLSAIANGYGVSLTPEATARFYQRPGVTYRPVTGVSPSQVGVAWAPTSDNDAVIDDFVRACLRHRAPTTVEPDTRAPMREVGAD; encoded by the coding sequence CTGACCCGGGCCGCGGAGCGGCTGTTCATCTCCCAACCGGCCCTGACCAAGCAGATCAAACAGTTGGAGACCCAACTGGGGGTCGAGCTGTTCACGCGCTCCCGGATGGGCATGCCTCTCACCGAGACCGGGCGGGTGCTGGCCGAGCGGGTCCCGGTCGTCTTGGAGGACTGGGACATCGCATTGCGCGAGACGCGTGGCGCCTCCAGCCGCGCCTCCCGCGTCCTGCGAGTCGGATTCGTGGCCAGCGCCGCCAACGAGAGCACCCAGGAGATCATCGGCTCGTTCGCCCGGCGCCGTCCCGGCTGGCGGGTGGAGGTGCTGATCACCGAGCCACGCTGGGTCGGCATCCCCACCACCCATCCGCTCGCGGAGCTTGCCGAGATTCCTTTCCGTCAGCTGTGGGACGAGCCGTTCGTGGCCACCCCGACCGAGTCGGGCTGGTGGCGTGACTACCGGCTGGCCACCGACGAGCGCGACGGCTGCCCCGTCAAGATCGGCGCCATCGCCAACAACCCGGACGAATGGCTGAGCGCGATCGCCAACGGTTACGGCGTCAGCCTCACCCCCGAGGCCACCGCCCGCTTCTACCAGCGCCCCGGGGTGACCTATCGTCCCGTCACCGGCGTCAGTCCCAGTCAGGTCGGGGTCGCATGGGCACCCACAAGCGACAACGACGCCGTCATCGACGACTTCGTACGCGCCTGCCTGCGCCACCGCGCACCCACCACCGTCGAACCGGACACCAGGGCACCGATGAGAGAGGTCGGCGCCGACTGA
- a CDS encoding IS1182 family transposase gives MQGEWAGELIGPDVWQTCRELIPAGSVFAFMAEHRQALFPAEMFTDMYPSANGRPSMPPQVLAAALVLQALSGVSDFEAVQQLRCDLRWKAACGLGLYDSAFDPSLLTYFRRRLARSTDPDRIFTRVKEVIAATGVLKGRQRRALDSTVLDDAVATQDTITQLIAAVRGVIRQVPGADQVAAAQCTGHDYTGDPGKPRIAWNDEQAREALVDALVGDAIRLLAHLPRQPLGEQAATAVGLLALVAYQDVEPAEGSDGTDGRWRIARRTAHDRIVSCVDPEARHVHKNRTQRQDGYKAHLAVEPESGIYTAVALRPGTGAGHHEAAVAEQLLNGEDGPVTVLADAAYGTGQARQRLRAAGHTLIVKPPPLRQAVPGGFTVDDFTVDTVAGTVTCPAGHAVVLGRPQVSGARIAQFKKRCTACPLRARCTTATTGRNVNVHLHHDLLAAARRQAATDSAWQADYRRWRPPVERGVAWLVAHGNRRLRYLGAIKNNAWLHTRAAALNLRTLVNLGLTHTDGAWTLAPAVA, from the coding sequence GTGCAGGGTGAATGGGCTGGAGAGCTGATCGGACCGGATGTGTGGCAGACCTGCCGGGAGCTGATCCCGGCAGGGAGCGTGTTCGCGTTCATGGCCGAACACCGCCAGGCGTTGTTTCCGGCGGAGATGTTCACCGACATGTACCCCTCGGCCAACGGGCGACCGAGTATGCCGCCGCAGGTGCTGGCCGCGGCCCTGGTGCTTCAGGCCCTATCGGGGGTATCGGACTTCGAGGCGGTCCAGCAGTTGCGCTGTGACCTGCGGTGGAAAGCCGCCTGCGGGCTAGGGTTGTATGACAGCGCGTTCGATCCGTCGTTGCTGACCTACTTTCGCCGTCGGCTGGCCCGCTCAACCGACCCGGACCGGATCTTCACCCGGGTCAAGGAGGTCATCGCCGCCACCGGGGTGCTTAAGGGCAGGCAGCGGCGGGCGCTGGATTCCACCGTGCTCGATGACGCGGTGGCCACCCAAGACACCATCACCCAGTTGATCGCCGCCGTTCGCGGGGTAATCCGTCAGGTGCCCGGCGCTGATCAGGTCGCCGCCGCCCAGTGCACCGGCCACGACTACACCGGCGATCCGGGCAAGCCACGCATCGCCTGGAACGACGAGCAGGCGCGGGAGGCGTTGGTGGATGCGCTGGTCGGCGACGCGATCCGCCTGCTGGCCCATCTGCCCCGACAGCCGCTGGGCGAGCAGGCCGCCACCGCGGTCGGCCTGCTCGCGCTGGTCGCCTACCAAGACGTTGAGCCTGCCGAGGGCTCCGACGGCACCGACGGCCGCTGGCGCATCGCCCGGCGCACCGCTCATGACCGGATCGTCTCATGCGTCGATCCCGAAGCCCGGCACGTGCACAAAAACCGCACCCAGCGCCAGGACGGCTACAAGGCGCACCTGGCCGTGGAACCGGAAAGCGGGATCTACACCGCCGTCGCCCTGCGCCCCGGGACCGGAGCCGGCCACCATGAGGCGGCCGTGGCCGAACAGCTGCTGAACGGCGAAGACGGGCCGGTCACCGTGCTGGCCGATGCCGCTTACGGCACCGGCCAGGCCCGCCAGAGGCTGCGGGCCGCCGGCCACACGCTGATCGTCAAGCCGCCCCCGCTACGCCAAGCCGTCCCCGGTGGCTTCACCGTCGACGACTTCACCGTCGACACCGTCGCGGGCACGGTCACCTGCCCGGCCGGGCACGCCGTCGTCCTAGGCCGACCGCAGGTCAGCGGCGCCCGCATCGCCCAGTTCAAGAAACGGTGCACTGCCTGCCCATTGCGGGCCCGTTGCACCACTGCCACAACCGGGCGCAACGTCAACGTCCATCTCCACCATGACCTGCTGGCCGCCGCTCGCCGCCAAGCCGCGACCGACTCGGCATGGCAGGCCGACTACCGCCGCTGGCGGCCGCCGGTCGAACGCGGCGTGGCCTGGCTGGTCGCCCACGGCAACCGCCGCCTGCGCTATCTGGGTGCCATCAAGAACAACGCCTGGCTCCATACCCGCGCCGCTGCTCTCAATCTCCGCACTCTGGTCAACCTCGGCCTCACCCACACAGACGGCGCCTGGACCCTCGCCCCGGCCGTCGCTTGA
- a CDS encoding sensor histidine kinase, protein MSKIRSSYPIAVASVVLGIGGLSALTLWSLADEPTWGLDVIVAAVSLVAALVQLWWPTSGALAATLLATLSPVATAAATMGALQVAQRRRFPVAVAVAAAGIAAHVVQGLWRPNSGISQQWWLLLICASYGALLGWGALARSRRALLFSLHERANRAEAEQGRRIAEARMAERRRLAWEMHDVLAHRLSLVATHAGALEYRPDSSPEQLARAAGVIRTGVHQALEELRQVISLLREQDDQLDELEARPALADLPGLIADAREAGQEVRLREEVTDDGALPQAASRTAYRVVQEGLTNARKHAPGRPVDVLLRGAPGTPLLIDIRNPLAPAGTAPLAPGSGLGLVGLTERVRLAGGQLDHHNAEGEFRLQARLTWPA, encoded by the coding sequence GTGAGCAAGATCCGATCCTCGTACCCGATCGCGGTGGCCAGCGTGGTCCTCGGGATAGGCGGCCTGAGCGCCCTGACGCTGTGGAGCCTGGCCGACGAGCCCACGTGGGGGCTGGACGTCATCGTCGCGGCGGTGAGCCTGGTCGCGGCGCTCGTTCAGCTGTGGTGGCCGACCTCGGGAGCCTTGGCCGCCACGCTCCTGGCCACTCTGTCCCCCGTGGCCACTGCGGCGGCGACGATGGGGGCGCTGCAGGTGGCCCAGCGCAGGCGCTTCCCCGTCGCGGTGGCGGTGGCGGCCGCGGGCATCGCGGCCCACGTGGTCCAGGGGCTGTGGCGGCCGAACTCCGGCATCTCCCAGCAGTGGTGGTTACTGCTGATCTGCGCCTCCTACGGTGCGCTGCTCGGCTGGGGCGCGCTGGCCCGCTCACGCCGCGCCCTGCTCTTCTCCCTGCACGAGCGCGCCAACCGCGCCGAGGCCGAGCAGGGCAGGCGGATCGCCGAGGCCCGCATGGCCGAACGCCGCCGGCTCGCCTGGGAGATGCACGACGTGCTGGCCCACCGCCTGTCCCTGGTGGCCACCCACGCCGGGGCACTGGAATACCGCCCGGACTCCTCCCCCGAGCAGCTCGCCCGGGCCGCCGGGGTGATCCGCACCGGAGTCCACCAGGCGCTGGAGGAGCTCCGCCAGGTGATCAGCCTGCTGCGCGAGCAGGACGACCAACTGGACGAGTTGGAAGCCCGGCCGGCGCTGGCCGACTTACCCGGCCTGATCGCCGACGCACGGGAGGCCGGCCAGGAGGTGCGGCTCCGCGAGGAGGTCACCGACGACGGCGCTTTGCCGCAGGCCGCGTCCCGGACCGCCTACCGCGTCGTCCAGGAAGGGCTCACCAACGCCCGCAAACACGCCCCCGGCCGGCCGGTGGACGTGCTGCTGCGCGGCGCTCCCGGCACCCCCCTACTGATCGACATCCGCAACCCGCTGGCCCCGGCGGGCACCGCCCCACTCGCGCCAGGCAGCGGCCTCGGCCTGGTCGGGCTCACCGAGCGGGTACGGCTGGCCGGCGGGCAACTGGATCACCACAATGCTGAAGGAGAGTTCCGGCTCCAGGCCCGGCTAACATGGCCCGCGTGA
- a CDS encoding MFS transporter, protein MTPRSRAVTFWAIGVLAYIIAVFHRQSLGVSSIEAAARLDVGAAGLSTLAMLQLLVYAAMQVPVGVLVDRLGSKRMLVAGATVMACGELVFALAEGLLPGIAGRALIGCGDAMTFISVIRLVNLHFPAHRNPVMVQLTGLIGQLGAIASTVPLIQSLHTYGWTPTFLGAAGLGVLSAFLLVTVLRDTRPERADGPPGLKAAWAEPGTRLGMWTHAATQCSAAAFQLLWGYPFLVQGQGLSPSTAGVLLSTLTLCGMVCGPLLGYLAGRFPFHRSRMVLTVIGTTAAAWTAVLAWPGPAPLWLLVLLVAVLAANGPGSMIGFDYARTFNPAARIGAATGIVNGGGFVASMSVIALVGVTLELVGETSPDAFRWAFIVQYPIWALGAVQVLRYRGKARRILLAARTSA, encoded by the coding sequence ATGACGCCACGGTCCAGAGCGGTGACCTTCTGGGCCATCGGTGTACTCGCCTACATCATCGCGGTCTTCCACCGCCAGTCCCTCGGCGTCTCCAGCATCGAGGCCGCCGCCAGGCTCGACGTCGGCGCGGCCGGGCTCTCCACCCTGGCCATGCTGCAACTGCTGGTCTACGCGGCCATGCAGGTGCCCGTCGGAGTGCTCGTCGACCGGCTCGGGTCCAAGCGCATGCTCGTCGCCGGAGCCACCGTGATGGCCTGCGGCGAGCTCGTCTTCGCACTGGCCGAAGGGCTGCTGCCCGGGATCGCGGGCCGGGCGCTGATCGGCTGCGGTGACGCGATGACGTTCATCAGCGTGATCCGGCTGGTCAACCTCCACTTCCCCGCGCACCGCAATCCGGTGATGGTCCAGCTCACCGGGCTGATCGGGCAGCTGGGCGCGATCGCCTCGACGGTCCCCCTGATCCAGTCCCTGCACACCTACGGCTGGACGCCCACTTTCCTGGGCGCCGCCGGACTGGGCGTGCTGTCGGCGTTCCTCCTGGTCACGGTGTTGCGCGACACACGCCCGGAGCGGGCGGACGGCCCTCCCGGCCTGAAGGCCGCCTGGGCCGAGCCCGGCACCCGGCTGGGCATGTGGACCCACGCCGCCACCCAGTGCTCGGCCGCCGCGTTCCAACTGCTGTGGGGCTACCCGTTCCTGGTCCAGGGGCAGGGGCTGTCCCCCTCCACGGCGGGTGTGCTGCTGTCCACGCTGACCCTGTGCGGCATGGTGTGCGGGCCGCTGCTCGGCTACCTCGCCGGGCGGTTCCCGTTCCACCGCTCCCGGATGGTCCTCACCGTGATCGGCACCACCGCCGCGGCGTGGACCGCCGTACTGGCCTGGCCCGGCCCGGCACCGCTCTGGCTGCTCGTCCTGCTGGTGGCGGTGCTCGCCGCCAACGGCCCCGGGTCGATGATCGGCTTCGACTACGCCAGGACCTTCAACCCGGCCGCCCGGATCGGCGCGGCCACCGGCATCGTGAACGGCGGCGGCTTCGTCGCGTCCATGTCGGTGATCGCCCTGGTCGGCGTCACCCTCGAACTGGTCGGGGAGACCAGCCCGGACGCGTTCCGCTGGGCCTTCATCGTGCAGTACCCCATCTGGGCGCTCGGCGCGGTCCAGGTCCTGCGCTACCGGGGCAAGGCGCGGCGCATTCTCCTGGCCGCCCGGACGAGCGCCTGA
- a CDS encoding response regulator transcription factor, which translates to MARVIRVLLVDDDALVRAGLSMMLDGAAGITVVGEAADGQEAITATDAHAPDVVLMDLRMPRVDGITATRRLRARARPPEVIVLTTFDTDENVLHALRAGAAGFLLKDTPPPRIVEAVTRVAVGDPILSPRITRRLMERTVAQVGAYERARAALAALTPREHEVALAIARGQTNADIAADLAMGITTVKAHVSSILTKLGMDNRTQIAILAHDAGLT; encoded by the coding sequence ATGGCCCGCGTGATCCGCGTGTTACTGGTCGACGACGATGCCCTGGTCCGCGCAGGGCTGTCCATGATGTTGGACGGCGCCGCCGGCATCACGGTCGTCGGCGAGGCGGCCGACGGCCAGGAGGCGATCACGGCCACCGACGCCCACGCCCCCGACGTCGTCCTGATGGATCTGCGGATGCCGCGTGTGGACGGCATCACCGCCACCCGCCGGCTGCGCGCCCGTGCCCGCCCGCCTGAGGTGATCGTGCTGACCACGTTCGACACCGACGAGAACGTCCTGCACGCCCTCCGCGCGGGCGCTGCCGGGTTCCTACTGAAGGACACCCCGCCGCCGCGGATCGTGGAGGCGGTCACCCGGGTCGCCGTGGGCGATCCGATCCTGTCCCCGCGCATCACCCGGCGGTTGATGGAGCGCACCGTCGCGCAGGTCGGCGCCTATGAGCGGGCCCGTGCCGCGCTGGCCGCCCTCACCCCTCGCGAGCACGAGGTGGCCCTGGCGATCGCGCGCGGCCAGACGAACGCCGACATCGCCGCGGATCTGGCCATGGGCATCACGACCGTGAAGGCGCACGTCTCCAGCATCCTCACCAAGCTCGGCATGGACAACCGCACCCAGATCGCGATCCTCGCCCATGACGCGGGTCTGACCTGA